Part of the Onthophagus taurus isolate NC chromosome 11, IU_Otau_3.0, whole genome shotgun sequence genome is shown below.
CAACGGATACTCCAATAACAACCAATCCGAGCTAAATTAGAATCGTagttaaaataaagtatttagaaaataaaatatttaccaagTTGATGTTGGCTTGGATGTTAATATCTGGAAGTGAAACTGTGGCAGCTGCATTGAGACAAGCGGAAATCTTGTTTTGACAGGTTTGAGTAGCTGGTTGAGTTGCCCATGAAGTGGCGATTAAACCAAAAAGTACCAAaatgtatttcattttttactcGGTTAAAGAACGTCTGTCACAAATCGACTCTGCTGTATTTGACGAAAACACTGCCAATTTCGTTGGTTTATATACCAAGTTTATTAATGAGTCTTActcattatcattattttacGATTGTAAAGATTTGCTTTAGTATTGATaactctaaaataaatttgtgtttataacatcattaataaaatctcaatatttattgacatttaaatcttcagataaaaaaatttttgaaaatcgctcgcaaatttaatcgtttttaatCAGGCACTAATAAAACAATGTAATTAAAATCAGACTTTTGAAAATCTTGATTGTGTTTACCCAGACAAATGtatcctttaatttgacaaacaaaaattaaattttataacaagaaattaaaatggcaATGATACCCGAAATTAATCGAGTATATAAGGTAACCGATACGGCACAAACTGCATCACTTCGACTTAGTTCAAAGCCAattcgaaatttaaaaatgagatATCTTTTGGTACTTCTTGGATTAATTGCCACATCATGGGCAACCCAACCAGCTACTCAAACCTGTCAAAATAAGATTTCCGCTTGTCTTAATGCAGCTGCCACAGTTTCACTTCCAGATATTAACATCCAAGCCAACATCAATTTGGTAAGTATTCTTTTTTGTCAAATATATCGATTTAAATGTGATTCTAATTTAGCTCGGATTGGTTGTTATTGGAGTATCCGTTGAACTTGATTGTACCACAATTGCTGTATTGGTCAACGCTGGCACAGAAATATCTTACAACGAAACAACTTCCGGTGGAGTTGTAACCGCGGTAATCAGTATTGGAGTAGCGGTTGACATCGACTTGAATTTAAACGCAGTAGTTGTGGTGAAACTCTTAGGATTGATCCAAATTGGTCTTGGTGTTTGTGTTATTACTTATGTTGATGTCGACATCACCATCAATGTATCAGTTACTTTCGCGGTTGGTGACGCATCGAATTGCAAGATCAAACAAATTGCACCAGTCTGTTCCAAATCGTAAGTTATTCtctaaaaatcaaatttcatttatttaatttgatttattttcagaAACTGTTCCATTTCCAATTCGGGTAACTCGAACGTTGATACTGCCACTGGAAATtcgaaaaatgaaatttgcaaCCAATCTTTCAGCGGTATGCAAAACTCTCTTCAAAACGTTCTTAATAACGCCATTGAAGCCTAAAACATGATTAATgttcaaaataaagtaaaacaaaataaagtattcatataatatatatatatattttttaataatagtaataaccTTTATTGTTTTCCGTATAATacacatcaaattaaaaagaaattcacTAATTCAAAATAgtttaaatcaacaaataagtataactaattaattaaggaAACAATATTATGGGTAATATCCCAGCATTCACACAGTCAAATTATGAGGCGATTATACCTCAACCATGTTGACTATCCGCAAACTGAGAACATACCACTAATTCTGTCGAACAGAATTGTGAGtggtttttcgaaaaatttacaataattagtGACCTATAGGCTTTACAATTTAGTTTAGTATTGAAAGTgaaatccatgttgcaagtatattttgtaaaatggagGAAATGGttaaaaacttctttaacttgcttaaaattttaagcaagttaaagaagtttttaaCCATTTCCTCCAATTTACTTTAGCTCAGGGATTGTAGTATACtaatattaatcaataaacagcaattaaaagaaattgaagaaaatacttacaaatgaaaaataagaCAAAATAATTACAGGGAATGCTATTGTAGAATATCACTTAATTTGCCAACATTCGTTAAGGTTTTTAACCATTCCCTCACAACAAAGTTGGTGTTTCTCGAGCTCATAGACTGGTAATGTACAATAGCCAATGATTTCTCCAGGTTCatcattatattaaaaaattgaaaaatgttaaattgttaagatgaaaaatatttattagatttCAGCACTGaaatctaataaatatttttcatcataacaatttaacattttttaatttggtaaTGTACATACTGATATAAAACTCTTGTAcaagttatatatttttggtgCATAGAACATGAAGCATTTTTGACCGATCGCTTTAGAAATCCTTGCCGGTTGAATGTCCATACGAACCTTCGATCTAGTATGGTGCCCATGATCAACACTCCGCATAGTGGTCGGTGATTTTAATATATACCGCAGAATAGATTGGATATAAATTGTGTATACTGACTTCATTCGAGGGAAACCTCACACCCACATTAAGCAGAACTTTTAATATTAGCTTTGCAATGTATATATTTGCtaatataaatgtttgaaGCTCCTCCCCAACCAATAAAACCATATCTCATAACTGATTCAGCTACCGCAAAATAGTATGATCTTAAAAATGTGCGTGGGACATGTGgcgataattttttcattaagaaCATCACCgatcttaattttttacagACATTGTTGACGTGCTGATCCCACCTACAATTCTGGTCCAGTATCACACCAAGATATCTTACAGACCTTACTTTATGAATCTTTGGACAATGGCAATCAATTGACTGACATGAATCAGCATGCATCACTATACCGTCCACTGACGATTGTGTATTATTGTATGTCGAGAAGGTTATAAAGTTCGTTTTTGCAAAGTTAAGGGTTAGTTTATTGCTTTCAAGCCATCTTAGCAAAATTCTCAAGTCAGCAGTGGCCAATGAAAATAAGTTTGGCcaagacatatttttgaatagcAAGCCCGTATCGTCTGTATAAGATATCAATTCCattattttgaatgaaaatctGCTAAGATACTCAATCCTTAACTTTTTCGagatttcttaataaaatatatttgtacCTATATATTATACTAACATTGAAACTTCATTGTTTATGACGTTCTCTTATGTTCACCTGAgtaacatatacatataaCTGAAactgttaatattaatattcaaattattatatGTTACCATCTTAAAGTGTTTTTCTTCAGAAAACAGCAAGAtgagaataaaaaaaagtgaataTACAGCGGCATcaaacattacaaaaaatattcatcTATGTAGTCCATTCCAGTAGCTAATTCAAGTTTTTGAGTTTAATACCAAATGTTAAATCgttcaacaattttcttatttgtaGCTTAAGTTTTCTAGTTCGGGTCAACATGAGAGTACATCAAATGGCTATACCAATGCACTCACTTTTGATGTCTTTAACAACACGTGCGACTTcaagaatgttatttattttgaataaataaagatagaattattaaaataagaacATGCAATACTAAGCTATAAATTTAGTTTCCCGAATGGGATACAATTAaacaatagtatattattatatgagcatataaCACAGTGCAACAGCCATTCTGGGGggtgaaaaattttaagtcaGGGTGAAAGTATTAGGTCTATATAGTAAAACCTCCAAAGGGTTTGACGTTCTCAggccaaactttttttttatgaccttttatatttctttcctTATCTTGATGTTTGTTTGCTTAGTTTTTCagttataactcaagaatcattgatgattttttatttcattcttCAGCAAAGACTAAGGCTTAGCTAAggcttaaataaataattttcattaacatatccatgtaaaaaattaagttggacTAATTTTATCGAgtgaaatcttaaaaaaattgtcaaatctcgaaaataaaaaaaaaatatctttgaaaaataatgtCTTTACTCGAGCGTTCTACGAATTGTAACTATAAAAGCGTATTCTAATATAAGTATATAGTAATATAGTAGTACTATATTAGagagaacaatatttatttggaatataaaaataataactataacaaatacgaataaataaaaaaaaaatacatatataaaacaaatataagatAACTCCAAAAGGGCTATAGACTTGAGTCTTCCTGCCCGAAGAGtattgattttatgaaaattaacaaaaattaaagacaaACTTAGTTTAAAGAAGAACAAAGTTTATATGTTCATAAACATTGCTCTAGAGTCTAGGCCTTTTCGATGGTGATTGTTATGGGCTAGTGTCTTCGCTATTGCAATTATCGCTGTCATCAGTTTCTAAGGCTCACATAATGTCAACTTGTGACTCAATTGCTGACCCTACTGCAACTTCTGGAAATTATTCATCATCAGGATAATCCATGTCTTCGAAGACATGTCTACTTCACCAGCAAATTTCCGCAAGTATTGCACTCGGCGACTGTTTTCCTCTGTATctgatttgtttttttattaaaatgagtgAAAAAATATCTCATAGATATTACCTAATTTCAAATGGCATAGCAACTTGATGGTAACGTTCGCCTTGTTCATCAGATTCAGTGGCCAATTGTCTGCTGAAGTAGTCCAGATGATGATGTAAATAGTGAATTTTCAAGGACATGTGGACGCCAATTTTCGAGAACGATGTTAACATCCTTGCGACAGAAACATTGTAGTTGCTAGAACGATGCTTTCCCAACAAGCCTTctgttacttttttaattgcGTTCCAAGCATCCAATTCAGCCtcaatcaaaatattgttgaatGCGTCACATTTAGTACGCctgatggaaaaaattaatttattgcgaTAGAAAATCATGAGAAATATGTTTGGAAAAGTTGGAATTTTCCACGAAATTGAACAAATGAATGTTATTACAACTaccttctttaattttactttcgCTGAGTCTCGGGTAATATTAGTCACTTCTAACCTGCTGTGCTCTCTATGTTTCTATTCGTGGCATGCATATTGGCCTCCGGTAAATCTTGTGTCCCAATCGCACAAAAAGcacatatattttatataaccaCTTCGAAGACCGCAAAGCAATGCTACAACTTCTAAATCGCAGCATAAGCGGTTTTGCATATATATAGCAAAACCGCTTTTAAGCTGAGTTTTGAACtatcaataaataatctcCAGTCATCTgcttcatattttatttccattGCGTCCATCAATTTTCCTACATCACAACAAATAAACTTTGGAGTGTTGCCTGACGACTTCGATAAGCTGTGACTTTCGTACCGTGTgccaaaaaattgtttgatttcAAAAACGAAGCCAGCTGTTCTGATTTATGCTGTGTTAATTCCAATTTAGCAACAATAGAATCAAGctgattttgatttattaaaataggcTGATTGGATACAGATGGTTCGGGATCATATGGGGGATCATCACTTGAATCATATATTGATGTAAAAGTCGGAGCAATCACAGAAGATAGATCTGGGCTGAAACATTTTGGCACAGGAATGTAGCCCGAATAAGGCAATGGTCTTTGGCCACTTGCAACACCAACGTAATTATACGATTTTCTTGCCGTTTTTCTTAATGCGGCTCCTTTATTGGCACATGCGTAGCAGTTCAATAGATTGTGACCGTCGCCAGGATTAGTCCAAATCATTGGAATACCGAATGGCATAGATTCACGTCTTCTATTACTCCAATCCATTAAACGATTGTAACAAGTTTTACACACTATATTTGGAACCCAATTTTTGTTCACTATAACATTTTGGTGGAAGATCACCTCGTATGTTTGAACAAAATATGCACTGAAATTTcccttttttttatgttttggtACATATTTACCGCAGCAGTAGCAAAAGCAATATATATATCGGGCTTGCACACTTCCATTTTTCGCGTTAAATTGAATGTTTATGTCCATATAAAATGTGAAATACGGATGCTTGGAACGCAATTAAAGAAGTAATAGAAGGCTTGTTGGGAAAACATCGTTCTAGCAACTACAATGTTTCTGTCGCAAGGATGTTAACATCGTTCTCGAAAATTGGCGTCCACTTGGCTGGTGAAGTAGACATGTCTTCGAAGACATGGATTATCCTGATGATGAAGAATTTCCAGAAGTTGCAGTAGGGTCGGCAATGGAGTCACAAGTTGACATTATGTGTGGTTTAGAAACTGATGACAGCGATGATTGCGATAGCGATGACACTAGCCCACAACAATCACCATCGAAAAGGCCTAGACTCTAGAGCAATGTTTATGAACATATAAACTTTGTTCTtctttaaactaaatttgcccttaatttttgttatttttcataaaatcaataCTCTTCGGGCAGGAAGACTCAGGTCTATAGCCCTTTTGAACTTatcttatatttgttttatatatgacttttttttatttattcgtatttgttatagttattatttttatattccaaataaatattgttctctCTCTCTAATATGGTACTACTATATtactatacagcgtgtcccgtatcttccgcatcagagcattatacggttgtaggatacattattctgaaacgatctttctaatacaattttttcgaaatgtttataataaccgcacgggaactatttaaaggaactgtttttcgtccaatcagcagatcgcaaatcagactcaggtaatcggtgccaccctcggccggtccgctacgccgatgaaaactcgtttcccacgtgtactcaccaataaattcgtcatggaaagagaaataaactttttcgatgaatcaaagttgtccgttattggtcgtcgttaaacagttcccgtgcggttattataaacatttcgaaaaaattttattagaaagatcgcttcagaataatgtattctacaaccgtataatgctctgatgcggaagatacgggacacgctgtatactTATATTAGAATACTCTTTTATAGTTACAATTCGTAGAACTCTCGACTAAAGACGTTATTTATCaaatagaattttatttttattttttttcgaaattcgacaattttttgaagatttcaGTCCATAAAATTGgtccaacttaattttttacatggatatattaatgaaaattatttatttaagccTTAGCTAAGCCTTAGTCTTTGCTGAAGAATGAAATGAGAAATCATCAATGattcttgagttataactGAAAAACTAAGCAAACAAACATCAAGATAaggaaagaaatataaaaggtcataaaaaaaaagtttggccTGAGAACGTCAAACCCTTTGGAGGTTTTACTATACTGGCCAAGTACTTACATCCTGACTTGGAATTTCTCACCCCCCAGACAATGACCCCGAAAATGTTCCACAGTGTAATGAgagctattattcacgaaggttaagtttatgtcacgagcgtagcaagtggcataattaacctgaCCTTTAATTAACCTGGACAAACAtatttgtccacgactacctaATAATATATgccttatgaatgagttttctaaaacaaaatggtagtcatttttcacggagtgaataatagcggtgaataataatcattttccacgggtagccatcttgatcagactaattataattatttgaaacgttaaaagttcaaaaaacgtcaatttaattcaattttttaggagtttctaaatgtttgacattaaaaaagcctaaaaaaattccttttttgtatgatttaggcataaattaattaattttcgtaaagaaaacgacgttttataaaactgacacttaattttgacaaattgttgtgaagttggttacagttagtaacattgaatttgtgtcacattgacgtttaacctttattcaaaaatttatttaaaaaataaatttatggaatcaatttcaatagtcgtggacaaagtatagcattctactcgcatataataatatactatattAACTCCCAACAGACAAACCGCTGCATTATCTCCCCCAATAAAAAGGACTCAAAAGAAATACAATTGGAATCTAAGTCAACTTCCAAGGATACATACAATGCTATAGAAAGAGAGAGTTGTTATAAAACACAGGGAAGCAACTCATACTTATAAGTGCCCTTTATCACATAAGTTACGGACATCTAAGGAATTATTATACAGCGCTCctcaaaagtaacggataaattcgctaaaacaattataaacaatttatcgaaatccaataaatttattattattattaaatagcGCTGagacgggtctaaagatttat
Proteins encoded:
- the LOC139432237 gene encoding uncharacterized protein; its protein translation is MRYLLVLLGLIATSWATQPATQTCQNKISACLNAAATVSLPDINIQANINLLGLVVIGVSVELDCTTIAVLVNAGTEISYNETTSGGVVTAVISIGVAVDIDLNLNAVVVVKLLGLIQIGLGVCVITYVDVDITINVSVTFAVGDASNCKIKQIAPVCSKSNCSISNSGNSNVDTATGNSKNEICNQSFSGMQNSLQNVLNNAIEA